A single genomic interval of Anopheles marshallii chromosome 2, idAnoMarsDA_429_01, whole genome shotgun sequence harbors:
- the LOC128706928 gene encoding golgin subfamily A member 1, with translation MFTSLKNKIREETGNDVAPLSVSRTRRSRPESLTSASSIDELSVLEQKDAELSATRLELQELAGHLSGFREQARSLEEETARLKQTNSALEAKLQASQLQRDLQREEQDKIQNCQQQEISKLKSMLLFREQEAIDRIAHQKNAEQQAESLRQEVNRLRELEPMLENTQDELENLRHSSQCERNNLMSKLAAVEEANRHLKSRVQVLEETRVSLGTNSGSTDEKVQCLLQERDLLEQRLEAAHLHLSDIKTRWSVQNMTLETQVSRLSRQVAEETTEKHNALKVKDELIEKLKQLEFEFEKLRSEVTQRDNKIKLMNEEIDELHSALREAREQHEEEVTFMSSKVEQLETECTDLRTNLTESEQRLLECLESADRSTGAYQGQVAELENTARELNRQLASETQEKMAVLMKNAEMSQQEEILRQELRHEKDESIELHDRAIMLQHELDKRLNTVNELRKQVDELMTTNLNLNADLVDKNKIIKTLNQRLVDMKKTLQEELKGQQNGSNNNNIVANYMGGVQPPSHDRSLERSKSFEGKTIAKENGTLKQNGTSSGPVVMDEVNFRYLKHVIIKFLTSREVEARHLIKAVSTLLQLSYEEEKLLQDTLNWKMSWFGSRPGQVPMSTS, from the exons ATGTTTAcgtcattaaaaaataaaatacgcgAAGAAACTGGCAACGATGTAGCACCACTATCCGTGTCCCGCACTCGTCGAAGTCGGCCAGAATCACTCACCAGTGCCAGTTCGATCGATGAGCTCAGTGTCCTGGAGCAGAAAGATGCCGAGTTAAGTGCCACCCGGCTCGAGCTCCAGGAACTTGCGGGCCATTTGAGTGGCTTCCGGGAGCAGGCACGTTCGCTCGAGGAAGAAACCGCTCGGCTGAAGCAAACCAACAGTGCACTCGAGGCTAAACTACAGGCAAGCCAGCTGCAGCGGGATCTGCAGCGTGAAGAACAGGACAAGATACAGAACTGCCAGCAGCAGGAAATATCGAAGCTGAAAAGTATGCTGCTATTTCGCGAACAGGAAGCGATCGATCGAATAGCGCATCAGAAGAATGCGGAACAGCAAGCCGAAAGCCTTCGGCAGGAGGTGAACCGGCTGCGGGAACTCGAACCGATGCTGGAAAACACCCAGGACGAGCTGGAAAACTTGCGCCATTCGTCGCAGTGCGAGCGGAACAATTTGATGTCAAAGTTGGCCGCAGTTGAGGAAGCGAACCGGCATCTGAAAAGCCGCGTGCAGGTGCTGGAAGAAACGCGAGTCTCGCTCGGCACGAACAGTGGCAGTACGGATGAGAAGGTGCAGTGTTTATTGCAAGAACGCGACCTGTTAGAGCAACGTCTAGAAGCGGCACATTTGCATCTGTCCGACATTAAGACACGCTGGAGCGTTCAAAACATGACGCTCGAAACACAGGTAAGCCGTTTGTCGCGCCAAGTTGCGGAGGAAACCACCGAAAAGCATAACGCGCTCAAGGTAAAGGACGAGTTGATCGAGAAGCTAAAGCAGCTTGAGTTCGAATTCGAGAAGCTACGATCGGAAGTAACCCAACGTGACAATAAG ATCAAGCTTATGAATGAAGAAATCGATGAACTACATTCGGCACTCCGGGAGGCACGTGAGCAGCACGAAGAGGAGGTCACGTTCATGAGCAGTAAAGTA GAACAACTAGAAACGGAGTGTACCGACCTACGTACGAACCTCACCGAATCGGAACAGCGACTGTTAGAGTGTTTGGAGAGTGCTGACCGCAGCACCGGTGCCTATCAGGGACAGGTAGCTGAACTAGAAAACACTGCGCGAGAACTTAATCGTCAGCTGGCTAG TGAAACACAGGAAAAGATGGCAGTCCTGATGAAGAATGCAGAAATGTCGCAACAGGAGGAAATTTTGCGCCAAGAACTGAGACATGAAAAAGATGAATCGATCGAGCTTCATGATCGTGCTATAATGCTGCAGCATGAACTAGATAAACG cCTAAATACTGTCAATGAGCTGAGGAAACAGGTGGACGAACTCATGACTACGAATCTCAATCTAAACGCTGATCTTGTCGATAAAAATAAG ataataaaaacattgaatCAGCGTCTGGTGGATATGAAGAAAACGCTCCAGGAGGAACTTAAAGGTCAACAGAATGGTAGCAACAATAATAACATTGTCGCCAACTACATGGGTGGCGTTCAACCACCATCCCATGATCGATCGCTGGAACGGTCGAAAAGCTTCGAGGGGAAAACGATTGCAAAAGAGAACGGAACCCTGAAGCAGAACGGAACGAGCAGCGGGCCGGTGGTGATGGATGAAGTGAACTTCCGCTATCTTAAGCATGTGATAATCAAATTTCTAACTAGTCGTGAG GTTGAAGCGAGACATTTAATAAAGGCCGTGTCTACGCTGCTGCAGCTTAGCTACGAGGAAGAGAAACTGCTGCAGGACACGTTGAACTGGAAGATGAGCTGGTTCGGTAGCCGACCGGGTCAGGTACCGATGTCTACTAGCTAA
- the LOC128708053 gene encoding pancreatic triacylglycerol lipase-like, with translation MQWYAVTFFLLVGLIANGFAIDDRNWQLVPDGNGRLHLINTNPYDIPESDGNAASRFVPQQDTIFRLFTRANPTEPQILQLNNPASISGSNFNSAHPTRFSIHGWNNDGSHFMNTLFRDAYFQLGDFNLITVDWGVGAINPNYITARNLVGPVGNTVSLLIDQLISTAGANPDNIYIIGYSLGAHVAGSAGKAQHGRIHSIIALDPAGPLFALGQDDAVSPADGRYVETIMTNAGLLGINTPLGQANFYPNGGRTQPGCGADITGGCAHDRAPMFYAESLTTSTPFRATRCADHGQILAGVCTSSGPDANMGGQPSNYGRGVTGVFFLETNDASPFARG, from the exons ATGCAGTGGTACGCCGTTACCTTCTTTCTACTGGTTGGACTTATCGCCAATG gTTTTGCCATTGACGACCGTAACTGGCAGCTAGTCCCCGATGGCAATGGAAGACTGCATCTGATCAACACCAATCCTTACGATATTCCCGAATCGGATGGTAACGCTGCGTCCCGGTTTGTACCTCAGCAGGACACCATCTTCCGTCTGTTTACCCGCGCCAATCCGACTGAGCCACAAATTCTGCAGCTAAATAATCCCGCATCCATTAGCGGATCGAACTTCAACTCGGCCCACCCGACGCGCTTCTCCATTCACGGTTGGAATAATGATGGATCGCACTTTATGAACACACTGTTCCGGGATGCATACTTCCAGCTGGGCGATTTCAATTTGATCACCGTCGATTGGGGTGTTGGTGCGATCAACCCGAACTACATCACCGCCCGCAACTTGGTTGGACCGGTAGGAAACACGGTGTCGCTGCTGATCGATCAGCTGATCTCGACCGCTGGTGCGAACCCGGACAACATCTACATCATCGGGTACAGCTTGGGTGCACATGTGGCCGGCAGTGCCGGTAAGGCACAGCACGGACGCATCCATTCGATCATTGCCCTGGATCCGGCTGGTCCACTGTTTGCCCTTGGACAGGATGATGCTGTCTCGCCCGCGGATGGACGTTACGTGGAAACGATTATGACGAATGCCGGTTTGCTCGGTATCAATACGCCGCTCGGCCAGGCCAACTTCTATCCGAACGGTGGACGCACACAGCCGGGTTGTGGGGCCGATATTACCGGCGGCTGTGCACACGATCGTGCACCGATGTTTTATGCCGAATCGCTCACCACCAGCACACCGTTCCGTGCGACGCGCTGTGCCGACCATGGACAGATATTGGCGGGAGTTTGCACTTCCTCCGGACCCGATGCCAACATGGGTGGTCAACCATCGAACTACGGACGAGGCGTTACGGGAGTTTTCTTCCTCGAAACCAACGATGCGTCTCCATTTGCGCGGGGTTAA
- the LOC128708050 gene encoding long-chain fatty acid transport protein 4-like has protein sequence MNNNDDTKPSIVDVEKGQPENEHTRQVAGSRTRPTSLVEPFATASVGDQLNSKSVSSDRFRLVLLYVLQLTSVGASIAAVVLIWYYMGWEFGLPALLITLAAVFIASGWWRWWHIAFVTAPRDIKALARYIKLLGLVRKHAKNNATIGDIFAEFVSKQPEKACLIFEGRTWTFREVNDYSNRLANVFHSHGYKHGDVVGLLQENRPEFVATWLGLSKLGVIVPLINHNLRKNALMHSVTVANCNALIYGEALADAVAEIADTLPSAVALYQVNEEIQKPVLTNAKDLTTLMQSASKELPVNGVKKPNHHDKLIYIYTSGTTGLPKAAVITHSRYIFIAAAISLVAGFRADDTFYTPLPLYHTAGGMMSIGQALLFGATVVTRKKFSASQFFTDCQKYNCTIAQYIGEMCRYILATPASPADKAHKVRLIFGNGLRPQIWPQFVERFNIPRVAEFYGATEGNANIVNIDNTVGAIGFVSRIIPVVYPISIIRADPATGYSEPLRGKDGLCQLCKPNEPGLFIGKIIPNNPSRAFLGYVDKGATEKKIVRDIFRKGDAAFLSGDLLVADERGSLFFKDRTGDTYRWKGENVSTSEVEAEVSNACGYRDTVVYGVEVPNLEGRAGMAAILDPERQVDLEQLARTLKDTLPSYARPQFVRLLSKVDMTGTFKLKKLDLQLEGFDPNGIEDSVYYLTPKGQYDLLTPEIYEQIKRGEVRL, from the exons ATGAATAACAATGACGATACGAAG CCATCGATAGTTGACGTTGAGAAGGGGCAGCCGGAGAATGAGCACACCAGGCAGGTCGCGGGCTCGCGTACGCGCCCAACATCGCTGGTGGAACCGTTCGCGACGGCATCGGTCGGCGACCAGCTGAACAGTAAGAGCGTAAGCAGCGACCGGTTCAGACTAGTGCTTCTGTACGTGCTTCAGCTAACCAGCGTCGGTGCCTCGATCGCGGCCGTTGTACTCATCTGGTACTACATGGGTTGGGAGTTTGGATTGCCGGCGCTGCTGATCACCTTGGCCGCGGTGTTCATCGCCAGCGGCTGGTGGAGATGGTGGCACATCGCGTTTGTGACGGCGCCGCGTGATATCAA AGCTCTTGCGAGGTACATCAAGCTGTTGGGACTGGTACGGAAGCACGCGAAGAACAATGCTACGATCGGAGACATCTTTGCAGAGTTCGTGTCGAAGCAGCCGGAAAAGGCATGTCTCATATTCGAAGGACGCACCTGGACGTTCCGTGAG GTAAATGACTATTCGAATCGGTTGGCCAACGTGTTCCATTCGCACGGTTACAAGCACGGGGATGTGGTGGGATTGCTGCAGGAGAACCGGCCCGAATTCGTTGCCACCTGGTTGGGGCTGTCGAAGTTGGGTGTGATCGTACCACTGATCAATCACAACCTGCGCAAGAATGCTCTCATGCACAGTGTGACGGTAGCGAACTGTAATGCCCTGATCTACGGTGAAGCGCTGGCAGATGCGGTGGCAGAAATTGCTGACACACTGCCGTCTGCGGTTGCGCTGTATCAGGTTAACGAGGAGATCCAGAAACCGGTTCTCACTAATGCCAAGGACCTGACGACGTTGATGCAGTCCGCATCGAAGGAGCTGCCGGTGAATGGTGTGAAGAAACCGAACCATCACGATAAGCTGATCTACATCTACACCTCCGGTACGACCGGGCTTCCGAAGGCGGCCGTTATCACGCATTCCAG GTACATCTTTATTGCTGCTGCAATCTCTCTGGTAGCTGGATTCCGTGCGGACGATACATTCTACACTCCGTTGCCACTGTACCACACtgccggtggcatgatgagCATTGGGCAGGCACTGCTGTTCGGTGCGACGGTCGTAACCCGGAAGAAGTTTTCCGCTTCACAATTCTTTACGGACTGTCAGAAGTATAACTGCACG ATTGCCCAATACATTGGCGAAATGTGTCGTTACATCCTGGCCACGCCTGCATCGCCAGCAGACAAAGCACACAAAGTGCGGCTGATATTCGGCAATGGGTTGCGTCCTCAAATTTGGCCCCAGTTCGTGGAACGCTTCAACATTCCACGTGTGGCAGAATTTTACGGTGCTACGGAAGGAAATGCCAACATCG TCAACATTGACAACACGGTTGGAGCGATCGGGTTCGTGTCGCGTATCATTCCGGTGGTGTATCCGATATCGATTATCCGCGCCGATCCGGCTACGGGTTACAGTGAACCATTGCGCGGTAAGGACGGTCTCTGCCAGCTTTGCAAACCGAACGAACCCGGACTGTTTATTGGCAAGATCATTCCGAATAACCCGTCCCGAGCATTCCTCGGGTACGTCGATAAGGGCGCGACCGAGAAGAAGATCGTGCGCGATATCTTCCGGAAGGGAGATGCGGCCTTCCTGTCCGGTGATTTGCTGGTGGCCGACGAACGGGGCAGTCTGTTCTTCAAGGACCGTACCGGTGATACGTACCGCTGGAAGGGTGAAAACGTTTCGACGAGCGAGGTAGAGGCGGAAGTTAGCAACGCGTGCGGATACCGGGACACAGTGGTGTACGGTGTGGAGGTACCGAACCTGGAGGGCCGTGCTGGAATGGCTGCTATATTGGATCCCGAGCGGCAGGTCGATTTGGAGCAGTTGGCACGAACGTTGAAGGACACATTGCCATCGTACGCTCGGCCACAGTTTGTACGCCTACTGTCGAAGGTGGACATGACCGGTACGTTTAAGCTGAAAAAGTTAGATCTCCAGTTGGAAGGCTTCGACCCGAACGGTATCGAAGATTCGGTGTACTACCTAACGCCCAAGGGCCAGTACGATCTACTAACGCCGGAAATCTACGAGCAGATAAAACGGGGCGAGGTGCGACTATAG